The Peribacillus sp. FSL P2-0133 genome has a segment encoding these proteins:
- the rpsU gene encoding 30S ribosomal protein S21 encodes MSKTVVRKNESLEDALRRFKRTVSKAGSLQEARKREFYEKPSVKRKKKSEAARKRKF; translated from the coding sequence ATGTCTAAAACCGTCGTTCGTAAAAACGAATCGCTTGAAGATGCTCTTCGTCGTTTCAAACGTACTGTATCTAAAGCAGGATCGCTTCAGGAAGCTAGGAAGCGTGAATTTTATGAAAAACCAAGCGTAAAACGTAAGAAAAAGTCTGAAGCTGCAAGAAAACGTAAATTCTAA
- a CDS encoding nodulation protein NfeD — protein sequence MKIWRYLSVLLFGLLFTMSSFGGSPVSASEKIVYHVPIEETVEKGLSAFLERALTTAEAADADLVVFEVNTPGGAVDAAGEIAKLLSDSPIKTVAYVNNRALSAGAYISLSADEIYMVPSATMGSAAVIDSAGNAAGKKAQSYWLAAMKTAAEQNGRDPIYAQAMADVDIDLPEYGAEKGKLLTFTAEQAKKAGYSEGTVSGKAELYSILGVEDADIRSIEESFPEKLARFLTNPIVVPILLTIAGIGIVMELFSPGFGIPGVIGITSLVLFFYGHLVAGITGYESLAMFIIGVILVLIEFFIPGGIIGLLGFTAIVGSLFLATGDPVHMTISLLIAVTVSILVFILLVKVFGKQMKFFRKMILTDATKTEQGYVSNPNRLDLLGVEGKALTDLRPSGTALVKEERVDVVTEGSFISKGSSIIIVKVEGSRVVVREIPDSN from the coding sequence TTGAAAATTTGGCGTTATTTATCTGTACTCTTATTTGGATTGCTGTTCACCATGTCTTCTTTTGGGGGATCACCGGTATCTGCAAGCGAGAAGATCGTTTACCATGTACCAATAGAAGAAACGGTGGAAAAGGGACTCTCGGCCTTTTTGGAGCGCGCGCTGACCACTGCTGAAGCAGCTGATGCAGATCTTGTCGTTTTCGAGGTGAATACCCCTGGAGGTGCTGTGGATGCAGCAGGGGAAATTGCAAAGTTACTCTCGGATTCACCAATCAAGACAGTTGCCTACGTCAATAACAGGGCTTTATCTGCAGGGGCATACATTTCTCTAAGTGCAGATGAGATCTATATGGTTCCGAGTGCCACCATGGGATCTGCGGCTGTGATTGATTCAGCAGGGAACGCTGCAGGTAAGAAAGCGCAATCTTATTGGTTAGCTGCCATGAAGACAGCTGCTGAACAAAATGGACGTGATCCCATCTACGCCCAGGCGATGGCGGATGTTGACATCGATCTACCCGAATATGGAGCGGAAAAAGGGAAGTTGCTGACATTTACAGCTGAACAGGCAAAAAAGGCAGGCTATAGTGAAGGCACCGTCTCTGGGAAAGCGGAGCTGTATAGTATACTTGGAGTTGAGGATGCTGATATTCGGTCAATCGAAGAAAGCTTTCCTGAGAAACTTGCCCGCTTTTTGACCAACCCGATCGTCGTTCCCATTTTGTTAACGATAGCGGGAATCGGGATTGTGATGGAATTATTTTCACCCGGTTTTGGTATTCCGGGGGTCATTGGAATCACCAGTCTTGTCTTATTCTTCTATGGTCATCTTGTCGCCGGTATCACCGGATACGAATCGTTAGCGATGTTCATCATCGGGGTCATTCTCGTACTAATTGAATTTTTTATCCCAGGGGGGATTATCGGGCTGCTCGGATTTACCGCGATAGTGGGGAGTCTGTTCCTCGCAACAGGTGATCCGGTCCATATGACGATATCCTTGCTAATTGCGGTTACCGTATCCATTTTGGTATTCATCCTACTTGTAAAGGTGTTTGGAAAACAGATGAAATTTTTCAGGAAAATGATATTAACCGATGCAACAAAAACGGAACAAGGGTATGTCAGCAATCCGAATCGTTTGGATTTATTAGGTGTAGAAGGGAAGGCCCTTACAGACTTGAGGCCTTCAGGAACAGCTTTGGTCAAAGAAGAAAGAGTGGATGTCGTGACCGAAGGAAGCTTTATCTCGAAAGGTTCGTCAATCATTATCGTAAAAGTTGAAGGATCAAGGGTAGTCGTCCGGGAAATTCCGGATTCAAATTAA
- the mtaB gene encoding tRNA (N(6)-L-threonylcarbamoyladenosine(37)-C(2))-methylthiotransferase MtaB — translation MATVAFHTLGCKVNHYETEAIWQLFKTGGYDRVEFENASDVYVINTCTVTNTGDKKSRQVIRRAIRKNPNAVIAVTGCYAQTSPAEIMAIPGVDIVVGTQDRVKLLDYIEQFKVEREPINAVGNIMKNRVYEELDVPAFTDRTRASLKIQEGCNNFCTFCIIPWARGLMRSRDPKEVIHQAEQLVEAGYKELVLTGIHTGGYGDDLKDYNLAMLLRDLEKVDGLKRIRISSIEASQITDEIIEVLTNSKKVVRHLHIPIQSGSDTVLKRMRRKYTMDFFGDRIEKLKIALPGLAVTSDVIVGFPGETEEEFMETYNFIEKYKFSELHVFPYSKRTGTPAARMEDQVDEDIKNERVHRLIALSDQLAKEYASRFEGEVLEVIPETKLENGLYEGYSDNYMKIVFPASDEMVGEIVKVKITKSGYPFSEGQFVTVVKDFPLQQASNI, via the coding sequence ATGGCAACGGTCGCTTTCCATACATTAGGCTGTAAAGTGAATCATTATGAAACAGAGGCTATATGGCAATTATTCAAAACTGGGGGATATGATCGTGTTGAGTTTGAAAATGCATCAGATGTATATGTCATCAACACATGCACGGTGACAAACACTGGCGATAAGAAAAGCCGTCAGGTCATCCGTCGTGCCATTCGTAAGAACCCGAATGCCGTCATAGCGGTAACGGGATGTTATGCACAGACGTCGCCGGCAGAAATCATGGCCATACCAGGTGTGGATATTGTTGTAGGAACACAAGACAGGGTTAAACTCCTTGATTACATTGAGCAATTCAAGGTGGAACGTGAACCAATCAATGCCGTAGGAAATATCATGAAAAACCGTGTCTACGAAGAGTTGGATGTACCTGCTTTTACAGACCGTACACGCGCTTCACTTAAGATTCAGGAAGGTTGCAATAATTTCTGCACTTTCTGCATCATCCCTTGGGCTCGTGGCTTGATGCGTTCCCGCGATCCAAAAGAAGTCATTCACCAAGCTGAACAGCTTGTCGAGGCAGGCTATAAAGAGCTAGTCCTCACCGGAATTCATACTGGCGGCTACGGAGATGATTTAAAAGACTATAATTTGGCGATGCTGCTGCGGGACTTGGAAAAAGTCGATGGGTTGAAACGTATCCGTATTTCATCCATTGAAGCCAGCCAAATTACAGATGAAATCATTGAAGTGCTGACGAATTCGAAAAAAGTGGTACGTCATTTGCATATACCCATCCAATCGGGTTCCGATACAGTTCTAAAACGAATGAGACGTAAATATACGATGGATTTCTTCGGTGATCGAATCGAAAAGTTGAAAATTGCACTTCCGGGTCTTGCTGTTACCTCTGATGTCATCGTAGGTTTCCCAGGTGAAACTGAAGAAGAATTCATGGAGACATATAACTTTATAGAAAAATATAAATTCTCCGAACTTCATGTTTTCCCATATTCAAAACGGACAGGGACTCCGGCTGCCCGTATGGAAGATCAAGTGGATGAAGATATCAAAAATGAACGCGTCCACCGCCTTATCGCGTTGTCGGATCAGCTGGCAAAAGAGTATGCCTCCCGATTCGAGGGGGAAGTTCTGGAAGTCATTCCTGAAACGAAATTGGAAAATGGCCTTTATGAGGGCTACTCCGATAATTACATGAAAATCGTCTTTCCGGCTTCGGATGAAATGGTCGGTGAAATTGTCAAAGTGAAGATCACAAAGTCTGGCTATCCATTTAGTGAAGGTCAGTTCGTGACGGTAGTGAAGGATTTTCCGTTGCAACAAGCATCCAATATCTAA
- the deoC gene encoding deoxyribose-phosphate aldolase, protein MSQNVAGLIDHTLLKADATKEQIKVLCEEAREYNFASVCVNPTWVKYASELLEGSEVKVCTVIGFPLGATTPETKAFETKDAISNGAHEVDMVINIGALKDKDDELVERDIRAVVAASTGKALSKVIIETSLLTDEEKVRACELAVKAGTDYVKTSTGFSTGGATVEDITLMRKTVGPDIGVKASGGVRNTSDAQKVIEAGATRIGASAGVSIVKGLTADSDY, encoded by the coding sequence ATGTCACAAAATGTAGCAGGTTTAATTGACCACACGTTATTAAAAGCAGATGCAACCAAAGAGCAAATAAAGGTATTATGCGAAGAAGCGAGAGAGTATAACTTTGCTTCCGTATGCGTAAACCCGACTTGGGTGAAATATGCAAGCGAACTTTTGGAAGGTTCAGAAGTGAAAGTTTGTACGGTCATCGGCTTCCCTCTAGGTGCAACCACACCGGAAACCAAAGCTTTTGAAACGAAGGACGCCATCTCCAATGGCGCTCACGAAGTCGATATGGTGATCAATATCGGCGCATTGAAGGACAAGGATGATGAGTTGGTAGAGCGGGATATTCGTGCTGTGGTAGCGGCATCCACTGGTAAGGCTCTTTCAAAGGTGATCATTGAAACTTCTTTATTGACTGATGAAGAAAAAGTCCGTGCATGTGAATTGGCCGTAAAAGCAGGAACGGATTATGTGAAAACATCAACTGGTTTTTCGACCGGCGGAGCGACTGTTGAAGATATCACGCTTATGAGAAAAACGGTTGGCCCGGATATCGGTGTCAAAGCTTCAGGCGGAGTCCGCAATACGAGTGATGCCCAGAAAGTGATTGAAGCTGGTGCAACAAGAATTGGAGCGAGTGCAGGTGTCTCCATCGTAAAGGGCTTAACGGCTGATTCCGATTATTGA
- a CDS encoding 16S rRNA (uracil(1498)-N(3))-methyltransferase, with the protein MQRYFLNEVDINGNTVKISGDDFHHIARVMRMGPGERIITVKGNGMTAIAEISEITDDAVIGTVTEWKNEEKELPVKVVIASGLPKGDKLEYIVQKGTELGAVEFIPFIAARSVVKWDHKKVGKKLERLQKISKEAAEQSHRTVIPAIKEPMTADQLAGYASGFDHKLIAFEEEAKRGETSVLASVLKDITAGQSILFVFGPEGGLADKEIEKLTDAGFMACGLGPRILRTETAPLYALSAVSYHVELLR; encoded by the coding sequence GTGCAGCGGTATTTTCTTAACGAAGTAGACATCAATGGAAACACGGTGAAGATATCAGGCGATGATTTTCACCATATCGCCAGGGTGATGAGAATGGGACCAGGGGAACGGATCATCACGGTGAAAGGTAATGGCATGACAGCTATCGCGGAAATTTCGGAAATTACTGATGATGCTGTTATAGGGACAGTTACCGAATGGAAGAATGAAGAAAAGGAACTTCCTGTAAAGGTTGTGATAGCGAGCGGTCTGCCTAAAGGGGATAAGTTGGAATATATCGTTCAAAAGGGTACTGAACTGGGTGCCGTTGAATTTATCCCTTTTATTGCTGCTCGTTCGGTGGTAAAATGGGACCACAAAAAGGTAGGTAAGAAATTGGAGAGACTCCAGAAGATTTCAAAAGAGGCGGCTGAGCAATCCCACCGCACGGTTATCCCTGCCATCAAGGAACCGATGACGGCAGATCAGCTAGCTGGGTATGCTTCCGGTTTCGATCATAAATTAATCGCTTTTGAAGAAGAGGCAAAACGGGGGGAAACTTCTGTACTCGCTTCTGTCTTGAAAGATATTACCGCTGGGCAATCCATCCTATTCGTATTTGGGCCTGAAGGTGGTTTAGCAGATAAGGAAATTGAAAAACTGACTGATGCCGGTTTTATGGCTTGCGGTCTTGGACCAAGAATATTAAGAACTGAAACAGCACCTTTATATGCACTTTCCGCTGTTTCTTATCATGTAGAACTTTTGAGGTGA
- the prmA gene encoding 50S ribosomal protein L11 methyltransferase, whose protein sequence is MKWSEFAIQTTNEAVEPVSNILHEAGASGVVIEDPLELVKERENVFGEIYHLNPDDYPNEGVVIKAYLPVNSFLGDTIDAIKESINNLLLFDIDLGKNVVSISEVNEEEWATAWKKYYNPVKISERFTIVPTWEDYTPVSSDELIIELDPGMAFGTGTHPTTVMCIQALERTVQPGDLVVDVGTGSGVLSIAAALLDAKRIQSLDLDEVAVQSAKQNVELNNVQDKVSVSQGNLLDGVNEQADIVVANILAEVIMRFTDDVAKVVKPGGYFIASGIIQTKKQDVKEAIIASGFTVEETILMEDWVAIIAKRND, encoded by the coding sequence ATGAAGTGGTCTGAATTTGCAATCCAAACAACGAATGAAGCGGTTGAACCTGTTTCGAATATTCTTCATGAGGCAGGTGCGAGTGGTGTTGTCATTGAGGATCCTCTAGAATTAGTCAAGGAACGAGAAAATGTTTTTGGCGAGATCTACCACTTAAACCCAGATGATTATCCGAATGAAGGTGTAGTCATTAAAGCTTATCTGCCTGTTAACAGTTTCCTTGGCGATACCATTGATGCTATTAAGGAATCAATCAATAATCTCCTTCTTTTCGATATAGACCTTGGGAAAAATGTTGTTTCAATTAGTGAAGTGAATGAAGAAGAGTGGGCGACGGCTTGGAAAAAGTATTATAACCCTGTCAAGATATCAGAACGTTTTACCATCGTGCCAACATGGGAAGACTACACTCCAGTAAGCAGTGACGAATTGATCATTGAACTTGATCCAGGCATGGCCTTCGGAACGGGTACACACCCGACGACGGTCATGTGCATCCAAGCGCTGGAGCGTACAGTACAGCCTGGGGATTTAGTGGTTGATGTAGGAACTGGTTCTGGTGTTCTGAGTATTGCAGCTGCATTATTGGACGCAAAACGGATTCAGTCCCTTGATTTGGATGAAGTGGCAGTACAGTCAGCCAAACAAAATGTGGAACTGAATAACGTGCAGGATAAAGTGTCAGTTTCACAAGGCAATTTACTGGATGGTGTGAATGAACAAGCGGATATCGTCGTCGCAAATATTCTTGCCGAAGTGATCATGCGTTTTACGGATGATGTAGCGAAAGTGGTTAAACCTGGCGGATATTTCATCGCTTCCGGAATCATTCAAACTAAGAAACAAGATGTGAAGGAAGCGATTATAGCATCTGGATTCACCGTTGAGGAAACGATCTTGATGGAAGATTGGGTGGCAATAATCGCGAAAAGAAATGATTAA
- the floA gene encoding flotillin-like protein FloA (flotillin-like protein involved in membrane lipid rafts) codes for MTSGTIFIVLAVIAAIIVLAVFFTFVPVMLWISALAAGVKISIFTLVGMRLRRVIPSRVVNPLIKAHKAGINVSTNQLESHYLAGGNVDRVVNALIAAERANITLPFERGAAIDLAGRDVLQAVQMSVNPKVIETPFISGVAMNGIEVKAKARITVRANIERLVGGAGEETIIARVGEGIVSTIGASKMHTDVLEHPDLISRTVLSKGLDSGTAFEILSIDIAEVDIGKNIGAILQTDQAEADKKIAQAKAEERRAMAVALEQEMVARVQEMRAKVVQSEAEVPLAMADALKSGNLGVMDYMNIQNITADTDMRGSISKISENPKDNNNNHNNNNN; via the coding sequence ATAACTTCAGGAACGATATTTATTGTACTGGCAGTGATTGCTGCCATCATCGTGTTGGCAGTGTTTTTCACATTCGTACCAGTAATGTTATGGATTTCCGCTTTAGCGGCAGGAGTCAAAATCAGTATATTTACATTAGTTGGGATGAGGCTTCGCCGCGTTATACCAAGCAGGGTCGTCAACCCGCTTATCAAGGCCCATAAGGCTGGAATCAATGTTTCAACGAATCAATTGGAGAGCCATTACCTTGCAGGCGGTAATGTCGATCGAGTTGTGAATGCATTAATTGCTGCAGAACGCGCCAATATCACATTACCTTTCGAACGGGGTGCAGCTATTGACCTTGCCGGTCGTGATGTATTGCAGGCTGTTCAAATGAGCGTTAACCCGAAAGTGATTGAAACTCCGTTCATCTCTGGTGTGGCGATGAATGGTATTGAAGTGAAAGCTAAGGCAAGGATCACGGTCCGGGCCAACATTGAACGTCTAGTCGGTGGTGCCGGTGAAGAGACGATCATTGCCCGTGTAGGGGAAGGGATCGTATCGACGATCGGTGCTTCGAAAATGCACACGGATGTCCTGGAACATCCCGATTTGATTTCACGAACGGTTCTATCAAAAGGGTTGGATTCAGGAACGGCATTCGAAATTCTTTCCATTGATATCGCTGAAGTGGATATCGGTAAAAATATCGGGGCCATATTACAGACGGACCAAGCCGAAGCCGATAAGAAAATAGCCCAGGCAAAGGCCGAAGAACGCCGTGCAATGGCTGTTGCGCTTGAACAGGAAATGGTTGCCCGTGTTCAGGAAATGAGAGCGAAGGTTGTTCAATCCGAAGCGGAAGTTCCGTTGGCCATGGCCGATGCACTGAAAAGCGGAAACCTTGGAGTGATGGACTATATGAATATCCAAAATATCACGGCCGATACGGATATGCGCGGTTCCATCAGTAAAATATCCGAAAATCCAAAAGATAACAACAATAACCATAATAATAATAATAATTAG
- a CDS encoding Na/Pi symporter, with the protein MHELFLFLLFIAIFLAGMSVLRIGLFNMSGAALKTFLSKVTDKPWKGFMAGTIFTGILQSSSAVMVMTVGLVSAGSLTFPQTIGIILGTNIGSTFTAEFMTFSLDRWIIPGVGSGAFLCFMPKALPRSIGMSLIGISAIFAAMSGFKTLSTPIAAYPSIQTLIHYIEGHMSYALLAGILLTALIHSSSATIGIAMSFLMNGELSVSSAIIIMLGSNIGTCITGYMASIGSGRQAAFTAYSHIWLNVIGVAAFLPFVDILERTAAFFTENKGTQLAHASVIFNILTSFAVLPFARQFSNLILLVHRPNLKK; encoded by the coding sequence ATGCATGAGCTATTTTTATTCCTTTTATTCATTGCGATATTTTTGGCAGGTATGTCGGTTTTACGAATCGGACTGTTCAATATGTCGGGTGCAGCATTAAAAACTTTTCTCTCAAAGGTTACGGATAAGCCATGGAAAGGCTTCATGGCCGGAACCATCTTTACCGGGATCCTGCAGAGCAGCTCGGCGGTAATGGTCATGACGGTCGGCCTCGTTTCCGCAGGAAGCTTAACGTTCCCGCAAACGATCGGGATTATTCTTGGAACGAATATCGGATCCACCTTTACAGCAGAGTTCATGACCTTCTCTCTGGATCGTTGGATCATTCCCGGTGTCGGAAGCGGCGCTTTCCTTTGCTTCATGCCAAAAGCATTACCGAGAAGCATAGGGATGTCACTGATCGGAATCTCGGCCATCTTCGCGGCGATGAGTGGTTTTAAAACGCTTTCGACACCGATTGCAGCCTATCCATCCATACAAACGCTCATCCATTACATAGAGGGCCACATGAGCTATGCCCTATTAGCCGGGATATTATTGACGGCACTCATTCACTCCAGTTCGGCAACCATTGGGATAGCCATGAGCTTTTTGATGAATGGGGAGTTATCCGTCTCTTCCGCAATCATCATCATGCTCGGATCGAATATAGGCACATGCATCACCGGATACATGGCCAGCATCGGTTCCGGTAGACAAGCTGCCTTCACAGCTTATTCACATATTTGGCTAAACGTCATAGGGGTTGCCGCATTCCTGCCTTTTGTGGACATCCTGGAAAGAACCGCTGCCTTTTTCACCGAAAACAAGGGGACACAGCTGGCCCATGCCAGTGTCATTTTCAATATCTTGACTTCTTTTGCCGTCTTGCCATTCGCACGGCAATTCTCCAACCTCATTCTTTTGGTGCATCGGCCAAACTTAAAAAAATAA
- the yqfD gene encoding sporulation protein YqfD, which yields MKNQWTNYYTGYVKVKAYGKGAERLINMLTRRGLHIWDVKRVGSEALIFHMDIRDIPKLRQVMRKSDCKVKFMQGKGFPFLMKRVMKNSGFLAGMIAFLLCIFVLSNMVWGIEVQDAKPATEHAIRKELDKMGVKIGKVQFFVDDVDTIQRKLSDRIGALTWVGVELKGTTYHFRVVEKRQPKEVEETSPQNLVASKKAIITDMFVEKGQSIVNVNDYVGKGQLLVSGLIGKEDKQEIVSAQGVIKGKTWYKAKVEVPLKTKFSVFNGDETSRHFLKMGGFSLPVWGFKDPGYEKQEKETTVRPFHFLQWELPISYKQVTLRSKEDIVRSYTEKEAVKEGRKMAKAELKKHLEEEDEIVEEKILHESMDNGKVKLSIHYQVIEDIAIGQPIIQGD from the coding sequence ATGAAAAACCAATGGACAAACTATTATACAGGCTATGTAAAGGTGAAGGCTTATGGCAAAGGTGCAGAACGGCTGATTAATATGCTGACGAGAAGGGGGCTTCATATCTGGGATGTGAAGCGTGTCGGAAGTGAAGCCCTGATTTTCCATATGGATATCAGGGATATCCCCAAACTCCGTCAGGTCATGCGTAAGAGCGATTGTAAAGTAAAGTTCATGCAGGGAAAGGGTTTCCCTTTCCTAATGAAGAGAGTCATGAAAAACAGCGGGTTTTTAGCGGGGATGATCGCTTTCCTGCTTTGTATATTTGTACTTTCCAATATGGTTTGGGGCATCGAGGTTCAAGATGCCAAACCTGCAACCGAGCATGCCATCCGGAAAGAATTGGACAAGATGGGCGTGAAGATTGGGAAAGTGCAATTCTTTGTGGATGATGTGGATACGATTCAGCGTAAGCTGTCGGACCGGATTGGTGCATTGACATGGGTAGGGGTAGAGCTAAAGGGAACGACATACCATTTTCGGGTTGTAGAAAAACGGCAACCTAAAGAGGTCGAGGAAACATCTCCGCAAAATTTGGTAGCTTCCAAAAAGGCGATCATCACTGATATGTTCGTTGAAAAGGGACAATCTATTGTTAATGTGAATGATTATGTAGGAAAAGGACAGCTTCTTGTTTCGGGATTGATTGGAAAAGAGGATAAACAGGAAATTGTATCCGCACAGGGAGTAATAAAAGGGAAAACGTGGTATAAAGCGAAAGTGGAAGTTCCGTTAAAAACCAAGTTTTCTGTTTTTAACGGAGATGAAACGAGCAGGCACTTTTTGAAAATGGGGGGCTTTTCCCTTCCGGTATGGGGTTTCAAGGATCCGGGATATGAAAAACAGGAAAAAGAAACGACAGTGAGGCCATTTCACTTTCTTCAATGGGAACTTCCCATTTCCTATAAACAAGTGACCTTGAGGAGCAAGGAAGATATTGTACGAAGTTATACGGAGAAAGAAGCGGTGAAGGAAGGCAGGAAAATGGCTAAAGCAGAATTGAAAAAGCATTTAGAAGAGGAAGATGAAATCGTCGAGGAAAAAATTTTGCACGAAAGCATGGACAATGGTAAAGTTAAATTATCTATACATTACCAAGTTATTGAAGATATAGCGATTGGACAGCCAATCATTCAAGGAGACTAA
- the yqfC gene encoding sporulation protein YqfC, which yields MAHNWGKRVKQLMTKTMDLPQDVMMDLPRITMIGQLHIYIENHRGLLAFTDSEVRLMLKNGQLLIKGNAFVIKTILPEEIMLEGKIDKVYFINE from the coding sequence ATGGCACACAATTGGGGAAAAAGAGTGAAACAGCTTATGACCAAAACAATGGACCTTCCGCAAGATGTCATGATGGACCTGCCGCGAATTACAATGATCGGACAATTACATATTTATATTGAAAACCATCGTGGCTTATTGGCTTTTACAGACAGCGAAGTGCGATTGATGCTTAAAAATGGGCAGTTGCTGATAAAGGGAAATGCCTTTGTCATAAAGACGATTTTGCCGGAAGAAATCATGCTCGAAGGCAAAATCGATAAGGTCTATTTTATCAATGAATGA
- a CDS encoding GatB/YqeY domain-containing protein yields MSLLERLNNDMKQAMKNKEKDKLSVIRMLKASIQNEAMKQRQDLTDDEELTVLSRELKQRKDSLQEFENAGRSDLVDKVRTELVYVEAYMPEQLSEEDISNIVKQTIEEVNATSKADMGRVMGALMPKVKGKADGSLVNKLVQQHLS; encoded by the coding sequence ATGAGTCTTCTCGAGCGTTTAAATAATGATATGAAACAAGCGATGAAGAACAAGGAAAAGGACAAACTATCTGTTATTCGGATGCTGAAAGCTTCTATTCAAAACGAAGCCATGAAGCAGAGACAAGATTTAACAGATGATGAAGAATTGACAGTGCTCTCTCGCGAATTAAAACAACGCAAAGACTCCCTCCAGGAGTTTGAAAACGCAGGTCGTTCAGATCTCGTGGATAAAGTCCGCACCGAACTAGTATACGTAGAGGCATATATGCCTGAGCAACTTTCAGAAGAAGACATTTCTAATATCGTTAAACAAACGATTGAAGAAGTCAATGCAACATCCAAAGCAGATATGGGCCGAGTTATGGGAGCTTTAATGCCTAAAGTTAAAGGTAAAGCGGATGGTTCACTAGTAAACAAATTAGTACAACAACATCTATCTTAA
- a CDS encoding PhoH family protein — protein sequence MADDVKVIKLEIESPNEAIALLGNGDSNVKVLEEELGISVITRGEAVSVAGDIERVSMGEEILKALLTVVRKGIAISSRDVLYAIELARKGTLEYFGELYDEEIAKTAKGKSIKVKTIGQRYYIQAIKKQDLVFGIGPAGTGKTYLAVVMAINALKNGHVKRIILTRPAVEAGESLGFLPGDLKEKVDPYLRPLYDALHDLLGMEQTLRMIERGTIEIAPLAYMRGRTLEDAFVILDEAQNTTEAQMKMFLTRLGFGSKMVITGDRTQIDLPKGMKSGLIRVEEILKNVKGLSFVYFEQSDVVRHPLVAKIITAYEQAKS from the coding sequence ATGGCAGATGATGTGAAAGTAATTAAGCTCGAAATAGAATCACCCAATGAAGCGATCGCATTATTGGGCAATGGGGATTCAAATGTAAAAGTGCTCGAAGAGGAGCTTGGCATTTCCGTCATAACCCGAGGTGAAGCGGTGAGTGTTGCCGGGGATATCGAGCGGGTATCGATGGGGGAGGAAATCCTCAAGGCATTATTGACAGTGGTCAGAAAAGGAATTGCAATCAGTTCCAGGGATGTGCTTTATGCAATTGAATTGGCAAGAAAAGGCACATTGGAGTATTTCGGTGAATTATATGATGAGGAAATCGCTAAAACGGCTAAGGGGAAATCCATAAAAGTCAAAACGATCGGGCAAAGATACTATATCCAGGCTATAAAGAAACAGGATCTTGTATTTGGAATTGGGCCTGCCGGAACCGGGAAGACCTACCTTGCTGTAGTGATGGCCATCAATGCATTGAAAAATGGACATGTTAAACGGATCATCCTGACACGGCCTGCCGTCGAAGCAGGGGAAAGCCTTGGTTTTCTGCCTGGAGATCTGAAGGAAAAGGTAGATCCTTATCTACGACCGCTGTATGACGCTCTCCATGACCTTCTAGGGATGGAACAGACGCTAAGGATGATAGAGCGCGGAACGATCGAAATAGCTCCTCTGGCTTATATGAGGGGCCGTACGCTTGAAGATGCCTTTGTCATATTGGATGAAGCCCAGAATACGACGGAAGCCCAAATGAAGATGTTCTTGACCCGGCTTGGTTTCGGATCGAAAATGGTCATTACGGGAGATCGGACCCAGATTGACCTTCCGAAAGGTATGAAGTCAGGTCTGATCCGGGTAGAAGAGATCTTGAAGAATGTTAAAGGCCTTTCCTTTGTTTATTTTGAACAAAGTGATGTAGTAAGACATCCGCTTGTCGCCAAAATCATTACTGCTTACGAGCAGGCGAAGTCATAA